The genomic region gacgattttagtggttaaaggtgattcattgggaagaattgtctaggaaaattCGTattggacttatgattgaggatcgttgagtaggtccgaattggttaagtggagaagatcacgaggacgtgatcgattctaagtaggggagagttgtaagacccaaatatttattgtacataatgtatttaaggtgtacgaTGTGTGAATGGAGTGTGCacagcatgtaggtgttgcttgctcgatcGTCGAAGaatactggacgttgtttgaggtacaaggtgtgtacgtaccttttcaaccccaaataaagtttgagttgatgtttcaaagccttaccattggatagaatatcttattacgtttccaacgatatttgattcatcaaaaacggagttacggtcgaaaagttatggccaaaacaagttgctgaaacctgttttgggctcgaccacaatttccagttatttggagcggcgctccaccttctggcgcggcgcgccgattgctgcagaggcaattttcagcctttttaaaaggtttaaatgaggggtactttggtcttttcaattagggtcggtttggggtcatcaagactgacctagaactccattggagctcatttctcactcatcaaacactcccatcctcaaaccctagagagagattgagttctagtgagagagaactccatttggagaagaaggaggttgtttcgggtcaaacctcaagcattaaagttgttctactcgtcaacggcatcattttggcggtattggtaagttctaactccgaatttcattgttgattttgctattcaaatttagggtttgaacttgatttgttgataaacccatttagactcatgaagtgggtttagtgatgctagtaatcgggtttattgttagtgttggtggattttgggttggtgaacaaattggttatgtttaggacttgaaattgagtttaatcacttaagttagtgattatggaagtattgaaacccatttaaggttatttggttgactaattgtgactttgggtcaaattagggtttggtggtgattatgacccatttggcgatttaatgaggtttataaacttgaaatggattaagttgaagtataaaaccaagttaaatgtgttttggtgtcaaaacttgtaaatggtgagattttgaccttatgggtcaaaattagggtttaagtgtcaaaataggtatgacacgtgtttaacacttgagttcgggtttaattggcgtattaggaccattctcacttgtgttagtgattattggttagttttgggcacggtttgtgcttggaagtgcatttgggtcgaaatttgcactaagtgtcgaattgggttgatttgtgaatccactctaagtgtattgttgtaattgtgataatggaataggtattttccattggcgagttgcggtttacttggaagctttcttcaagacttcaaggtgagtgataatatcctatgtgcatatgtatgtgtaagatgggtgcgggtcgggtgaagtgattctcggctatagagctcacttcacatatagatggatttgatggacttttgtatgagtccaattggcacggttgtgcgttttggttgaccatctttggcgaagtacgcgttcgcgtgtacattatcacacgtggttgtgatgtggttgatataaccccaatggcgaagggtataatattgagaagtgaatcgcgtgtgtattcggattcacgatgacgcgtgtggtttcggtcatcttattgtattgtggaaatgaatctcgtgtagttcggattcatggtgactcgtgtagttcggtcatcttattgaggtagtaatctcgtgtggtttcggattactaaggctcgtgtagttcggccaacctcgatgttgtgaagatagtaatctcgtgtggtttcggattactaaggctcgtgtagttcggccaatcttcattgtggtatttggttctcggtatcgggttaaggtgttaaccttgttcgtttatattgttatatattaatgtatttttgtgttgtagctaaccctccgggtgtagctatttggcgttgttcacatcgtcgttggtgaacttatattgttgttgtatctttagctcgttgcttagagatcgtacggtatgctcagtgtagtgccttatatatggatgcctcggtatgcggtatttgttattttgtggcgtgtccattttatacatatatatgtatgtagtatattatcattcactaagcgttagcttaccctctcgttgttgactctttttatagattgcatgcggatggtggctcgggtaagcgcgaggattagaggacttgcatagttcgcgtagaaggcttgcttttggatttattaggattgggtagcgtatccccaatcgccatgctcggctttgttttgtattaaaagtcttatggtcgaaaattgtattttgatacttaaagggtaatttgggtcgatgtgggccccgcttcgtaaacataattttattaatagaacgtgctagtttttatatatagataatggggtaaaaagcgttacgcctaaatatgtcgggaactagtcaaacattttcgcatttaagaactttttggacagtccactttggcgcgcgtggcggcctatatggcgcgccgcgccacatgctgttcaggaatttttttttttttattttgctgttttcacgtggttttgtcgttggatggtttgggttgttacacatttGTTGTACCGGAGGGGCTAGGATCATTTCGGTCACAAAGTTATTACGCATTAGACCCTTCATCTGCATGTGTTCTCAGCACAAAGCAATCCAATGCAAGAAACAGTGCTCAAAAGTTGGTTCACAAGGTAAATTCTGCAGGTTCAATAAAAAAGATTGATAGACTTTGAATTATTAAATTTTACATATACTTTTTACAGAGTAATTAAAATTGATAGACTTGTTTAAAAACAATATCTCAATTAAAATTGAAAACATTTAACAGCTAATGAGAAACTGTAATTATCTCAAGATGGTATTTCCTTTGTAAAACAACCCTGGACAAATTATCCATGATGCTAGTGGGTTAATAAACCCAAGAGATGGAGCTGCAAGTGCCAAACCATATGTCAGAATCTTTGACTAATTGAAGTCAACTATAAGAAAGTCCTAAACCTAGTGGTTTTAATAAGTGTTAATATggcattattaataaaaattaaacttACCTTAACAAATGTTATTATCTTACAGCtgggaaaaaaaataatatatattgcgACAAATGTTGACTAATTCAAGTCAACATCTAGAAAGTGTTGGGCCAAATCTTCCATAGCAAACTTGCATTTATCAGCTTCCTTAGCAATCTTCCACCATGAAAACACACCTTAAAtacacatcatcatcttcaattctATCAACTCACTCCAAAAAATGGTGAACACCAGAGCCAAACTTAGAAAAACACAAAACACCCTCAAAATCTGCTTCTCCCAATCCCAGGCTCCATTTGCAGAACCCGATCACCTCTCGACTCAGTCTGGAGCCTTGATCGGTTCAAACGATGACCTTTTAACAAAAATCCTCCATCGAGTTCCCGCTACCTCCATCTTGCGTTTCAAATCTGTATCAAAACACTGGCTATCTCTATTAACTCACCGTCATTTCACTTTGTTGTTTGACAACCTTGCAATCTCTCCTGGCCTTTTTGTTCGAAACATTTATATTCCATTCGATAATGAAAGCCAAAACACTCCACCTTTTCGCCGCCTCGATTTCTATCATGATCGTTGCGGCATCAGAATTATACAATCATGTAACGGATTACTCCTTTGTTGTAGCGATATGGGAAATGAACGTGCTCGTAAATACTCTGTATTTAATCCCACTACCAAGCAATTTGCAATGATCCCATCGCTTCCAGGAGGCAGGGAGGTTCGTAGGTGTGTCCGTTTTATGTGTCTAGCGTATCATCCAACAGATTGTGTTCACTACAAAATCGTTTGTGTTCATCGCTTAATTCCTTATAGTGAAGAGTGTCGTATTCAAATCTACTCATCCGATACAGGAAAATGGAAGATCACCGATCAATCGTTCCCTGATACATATTTTACCTGCGGTGTTTATTGGAAAGGCGCGATACACTGGGCCCCGTCGTGTACTGATCCGTTGTACTTTAAGCTTGATACAGAACAGTTGCAAAAGTTGCCATGCCCCGTGAAAACGACATCAAGGGAAAACTATTACGACGGGTTGATACCGCTTTACTTTGGGGAATCTCGAGGCCATTTGCATTTAATGGAGAGGGCTAAAGATGAAAGCTTTTTACATTTGAATGTGTATGAGATGTTGAGTGATCATTCTGGGTGGTTTTTAAAGTACCAAGTCGAGCTTGATGAGCTTCCGGATGCGTACCCAGAGATGATCAATAGCTACGCACATCCTTCGATGTCGTGGTATTATGAATTTGAAATATTTGATGTGGTTAGAGGTGAAAAGGAGGAAGATACATTCATAGTGTTGGGACTACCTGGGAAAATGATTCGGTACAATGTTTTTGACAAGAGTTTCAAGACTATATCTGATCTCTCTAAAGGCTTCTATGGAAGAATTGGGCAGGATAATGTTCATCGCTATACCGAAGCCATAGCTTCGTTCTGATATAAAATAACTATTAAATAATGCTACGTATGAATGATGATAATTATGTGTGAAAAAGCTTGTTTCCCCAGTGCTGATAGTTATTTAAACTTACAGTATACACTTGTAATTCAGAAATGGTGAACACCATAACCATAACCAAATTAAAAAAGATTCTAAAAACCCTCCAAAATTGATTCCCCATTGCTGCTGTTTCCTTGACACATTAATATGATCATCAACCCAGTGAACCTGGATAACTTAATGGTTTTAACGATGATCTTTTGACCGAAAGCCTACATATATGTATTCAAACGATTTTGAGTTGCAGTCGTTTCACGCTCATGTCATGTAAGACAAGCATTTGATTTCGCCCAAGTATCTTTATCCGAGTTTTTCAAAATCCATTTAATTAATCAGTatattgatgggtcaaaatcgaatttggtaatcaaagtcaataaaagtcaaaattggtcaacattttaacattAATTAAACATAAACTTTAGAGTTATGAA from Rutidosis leptorrhynchoides isolate AG116_Rl617_1_P2 chromosome 9, CSIRO_AGI_Rlap_v1, whole genome shotgun sequence harbors:
- the LOC139867241 gene encoding F-box protein At5g07610-like, which gives rise to MVNTRAKLRKTQNTLKICFSQSQAPFAEPDHLSTQSGALIGSNDDLLTKILHRVPATSILRFKSVSKHWLSLLTHRHFTLLFDNLAISPGLFVRNIYIPFDNESQNTPPFRRLDFYHDRCGIRIIQSCNGLLLCCSDMGNERARKYSVFNPTTKQFAMIPSLPGGREVRRCVRFMCLAYHPTDCVHYKIVCVHRLIPYSEECRIQIYSSDTGKWKITDQSFPDTYFTCGVYWKGAIHWAPSCTDPLYFKLDTEQLQKLPCPVKTTSRENYYDGLIPLYFGESRGHLHLMERAKDESFLHLNVYEMLSDHSGWFLKYQVELDELPDAYPEMINSYAHPSMSWYYEFEIFDVVRGEKEEDTFIVLGLPGKMIRYNVFDKSFKTISDLSKGFYGRIGQDNVHRYTEAIASF